A genomic region of Trichothermofontia sichuanensis B231 contains the following coding sequences:
- a CDS encoding BamA/TamA family outer membrane protein, with product MRLTISAGIRTALSVGTMACTGLVAIAGAGETQILGYPTNYQATNEAIANEGIIVPTVPIVNFEQPTRSGQPKRVPSLPMEGVSQVNNADLALPSSAVTPSAVALPNASDWLVPAPLPVPRVSPIAVPAPPPEPAIPNPAILDSALEANCQQAPAGGVYVCSPVADPASQPPPTTSADFPRPRALSFDFAPGFPVPTVLPGSARASIVQTPTKSTGLAGILRLAHPLSDTSNLALVLEGGEHIFAFDAGFTQLNATHQGLGVNFAAQTSWSPAFRGGDREVDLAGGDTPWVQRLGGGIETYFPVSAKTNAAFGVGYQQVSVRSDAFGSGAVARDEVGNRVTVDADGIDDLMTLNFALVRDNLHQVQFPREGSMLRVGADQGFTIGRESVTFTRLNARYTQYVPVEFFGLRPGPKTLIFDVQAGTILGEVPPYEGFNLGGISSVRGWDGGGISTGTSFVQGAVEYRFPLFDSTLFERAFPIRGALFTEFASDLGTADEVIGQPAKIREKPGEGFGFGLGLQTETAWGLGRLEFALTNEGDASVIVTIGDRF from the coding sequence ATGAGATTAACGATCTCGGCGGGGATTCGGACGGCGCTCTCTGTGGGAACTATGGCATGTACTGGGCTGGTAGCGATCGCGGGAGCGGGCGAAACGCAAATTCTGGGGTATCCAACAAATTATCAGGCTACTAACGAAGCGATTGCTAACGAAGGGATTATTGTTCCAACAGTCCCCATTGTTAATTTTGAGCAACCAACCAGGAGTGGACAACCCAAAAGGGTTCCCTCTTTACCAATGGAGGGGGTGAGTCAGGTCAATAATGCTGATCTGGCGTTACCTTCCTCGGCAGTAACACCCTCGGCAGTGGCACTGCCCAATGCTTCTGACTGGTTGGTGCCTGCTCCGTTGCCGGTGCCAAGGGTATCTCCGATCGCTGTGCCTGCGCCCCCGCCTGAGCCAGCGATTCCTAATCCAGCGATTCTTGATTCAGCACTGGAGGCTAACTGTCAACAGGCCCCTGCTGGTGGGGTGTATGTGTGTTCTCCTGTAGCTGATCCAGCGAGTCAGCCACCGCCGACAACCAGCGCCGACTTTCCGCGTCCCCGTGCCTTGAGTTTTGACTTTGCACCCGGTTTCCCGGTGCCGACGGTGTTGCCCGGTTCAGCGCGGGCCTCGATCGTGCAAACGCCGACGAAAAGTACAGGATTGGCCGGGATTTTGCGTCTGGCTCATCCTCTCTCGGATACGAGTAATTTAGCTCTGGTTTTGGAGGGGGGAGAGCATATTTTTGCGTTTGATGCTGGCTTTACCCAACTCAATGCCACTCATCAGGGTTTGGGGGTCAATTTTGCGGCTCAAACTTCCTGGTCACCCGCTTTTCGGGGGGGCGATCGTGAGGTTGATTTAGCGGGAGGGGATACACCTTGGGTCCAACGCTTGGGTGGGGGGATTGAAACCTACTTTCCAGTTAGTGCCAAAACCAATGCTGCGTTTGGGGTAGGCTATCAGCAGGTTTCGGTCAGATCGGATGCCTTTGGTAGTGGTGCTGTTGCTAGGGACGAGGTGGGCAATCGGGTTACGGTGGATGCGGATGGTATTGATGATCTGATGACCCTGAATTTTGCGTTAGTTCGGGATAATCTGCACCAGGTCCAGTTTCCCCGCGAAGGATCAATGCTGCGGGTGGGAGCCGATCAGGGCTTTACGATCGGGCGGGAAAGTGTTACCTTCACACGCCTAAATGCCCGCTACACCCAGTATGTTCCCGTCGAATTCTTTGGCTTGCGGCCAGGTCCTAAAACGTTGATTTTTGATGTTCAGGCGGGGACGATTTTGGGCGAGGTGCCGCCCTATGAGGGGTTTAATCTGGGGGGGATAAGTTCGGTACGGGGCTGGGACGGGGGCGGTATTAGTACGGGGACAAGTTTTGTGCAAGGAGCGGTGGAATATCGCTTTCCCTTGTTTGATTCAACCCTGTTTGAGCGGGCGTTTCCGATTCGCGGGGCACTTTTTACGGAGTTTGCCAGTGATCTGGGTACGGCGGATGAGGTGATTGGGCAACCGGCGAAGATACGGGAAAAACCGGGGGAAGGATTTGGCTTCGGTCTTGGCCTGCAAACAGAGACCGCCTGGGGATTGGGGCGCTTGGAATTTGCGCTGACGAATGAGGGAGATGCGTCAGTCATCGTGACGATCGGCGATCGCTTTTAA